Proteins encoded by one window of Armatimonadota bacterium:
- the rpsO gene encoding 30S ribosomal protein S15 translates to MPLDKAVKQKVIGDYALETGDTGSTTVQIAVMQARITQITEHLKRNPKDFHSLRGLTLLIGKRRRLEAYMRANDVVAYRELIKRLGIREVKPR, encoded by the coding sequence ATGCCGCTGGATAAAGCAGTCAAGCAAAAAGTAATCGGCGATTATGCCCTGGAGACAGGGGATACAGGTTCCACGACCGTACAAATCGCCGTCATGCAAGCTCGCATCACCCAGATCACGGAGCACCTGAAGCGAAATCCCAAAGATTTCCACTCGCTGCGCGGTCTGACCCTCCTCATCGGCAAGCGCCGACGCCTGGAGGCCTATATGCGGGCCAACGATGTGGTCGCCTACCGCGAACTCATCAAGCGCCTCGGCATCCGCGAAGTCAAGCCTCGCTAA
- a CDS encoding lytic transglycosylase domain-containing protein — protein sequence MIEMRLKGPEGVRARIEELRARLREVCPDKGSEPLAGSRMPAPLAGSIGGDNSSARPFDPTAQGVRLSPELATLMPLIEDAANQNNIDPALLHSIVQAESGYDVNARSRAGALGLTQLMPATAASLGVTNPFDAAQNLNGGAKYLSQLMGRFNGDLSLVLAAYNAGPGAVQKHGGIPPYSETRAYVQKVLDLYNQRRPNR from the coding sequence ATGATCGAGATGAGACTCAAGGGACCTGAGGGCGTTCGCGCCAGGATCGAGGAGCTTCGCGCCCGATTGCGGGAAGTCTGCCCCGATAAAGGCTCCGAGCCGCTTGCCGGCTCGCGTATGCCCGCACCGCTTGCAGGCAGCATCGGCGGCGACAACAGCTCTGCCAGGCCATTCGATCCGACGGCTCAAGGCGTACGGTTGAGCCCGGAACTGGCCACCCTCATGCCGCTCATCGAAGACGCCGCGAACCAGAACAACATCGATCCGGCGTTGCTCCACTCGATCGTACAAGCGGAAAGCGGCTACGACGTGAACGCACGATCGCGGGCAGGCGCTCTGGGGCTGACGCAACTGATGCCCGCCACGGCTGCTTCGCTTGGGGTTACCAACCCCTTTGACGCCGCCCAGAACCTGAACGGGGGCGCAAAGTACCTGAGCCAGCTCATGGGCCGGTTCAATGGCGACCTCTCGCTGGTGCTGGCGGCCTACAACGCCGGGCCCGGCGCCGTTCAGAAGCACGGCGGAATCCCGCCCTATAGCGAGACCCGGGCCTATGTGCAGAAGGTGCTCGACCTCTACAACCAACGGAGACCGAACCGATGA
- a CDS encoding flagellar FliJ family protein, protein MKKFSFRLQRVLDFRVKVEEAAQEGFLEARAARIAGESEIQRIKDSRKEVLFFPADTLAARKHLQERLEVIDEQERIQAIANETLAQEEEAARQQWLDRKQELETLVKLREKEVADWEAESNRHEQRTLDEWAVLKRAA, encoded by the coding sequence ATGAAGAAGTTTAGCTTTCGATTGCAGAGGGTCCTCGACTTCCGCGTGAAGGTCGAGGAGGCGGCTCAAGAGGGGTTCCTCGAAGCGCGCGCCGCTCGAATCGCGGGAGAGTCGGAGATTCAGAGGATCAAGGACTCGCGAAAGGAAGTGCTCTTCTTTCCAGCCGACACCCTTGCGGCTCGCAAACACTTGCAGGAACGACTGGAGGTGATCGACGAGCAAGAGCGGATTCAGGCGATCGCCAACGAGACGCTGGCCCAGGAAGAGGAGGCCGCCCGGCAGCAATGGCTCGACCGCAAGCAGGAATTGGAGACCCTGGTCAAGCTGCGCGAGAAGGAAGTTGCCGATTGGGAGGCCGAGTCCAATCGCCACGAGCAAAGAACCCTCGACGAGTGGGCCGTGCTGAAGCGAGCCGCCTAG
- a CDS encoding FliI/YscN family ATPase, protein MQVLDAAAKPAPSFRKAEARLARAKPYRVYGRVSQVVGLVIESNGPASRTGDLCLIDTGQAEPIAAEVVGFRNDKTLLMPLGDIAGVRAGAYVQATDSCLKVPTGPGLLGRILDGLGEPMDGMGPVLSSGSYPVQNAAPNAVTRQMIDKPLVTGVRVLDGMLTLGEGQRVGIFAGSGVGKSTLLGMIARSSSADVNVVALVGERGRELNEFILNDLGEEGLARSVVICATSDQPALVRIKAAFTATAIAESFRDQGLNVMLMMDSVTRFAMAQREVGLAIGEPPSTKGYTPSVFALLPKLMERAGRSDKGSITALYTILVEGDDTNEPIADAARSILDGHVFLSRKLAGAGHYPPVDIRHSLSRLMPMVASPEHVEAARTVRELIGAYEDVEDLVSIGAYKTGAKPIADKALAKWDLINAYLRQSRAEPTPFEDTVSVLEAIAHEEV, encoded by the coding sequence GTGCAGGTCCTCGATGCCGCAGCCAAACCTGCCCCTAGCTTTCGCAAGGCTGAGGCGCGCCTGGCAAGAGCCAAGCCTTATCGAGTGTACGGCCGCGTCTCCCAGGTGGTGGGGCTGGTCATCGAGTCCAACGGCCCTGCCTCCCGGACGGGCGATCTCTGCCTGATCGACACGGGCCAAGCCGAGCCCATCGCCGCCGAGGTCGTCGGCTTCCGAAACGACAAGACTCTTCTCATGCCGCTGGGAGACATCGCCGGAGTTCGGGCGGGCGCTTACGTTCAAGCGACCGATTCCTGCCTCAAAGTCCCCACCGGCCCGGGCCTGTTGGGGCGAATTCTGGACGGCCTGGGCGAGCCTATGGATGGCATGGGACCGGTTTTATCGAGCGGGAGCTACCCCGTCCAGAACGCCGCGCCGAACGCCGTGACGCGCCAAATGATTGATAAGCCGCTTGTCACCGGCGTGCGCGTCCTCGACGGCATGCTGACCCTAGGCGAGGGCCAGCGTGTCGGCATTTTTGCAGGATCGGGCGTGGGCAAGAGCACTTTGCTCGGCATGATCGCGCGGAGCAGTTCGGCGGACGTGAACGTCGTGGCACTCGTCGGCGAGCGGGGCCGCGAGCTTAACGAATTCATCCTCAATGACCTTGGCGAAGAGGGCCTTGCGCGATCGGTCGTGATTTGCGCGACCTCGGACCAGCCCGCGCTCGTCCGCATCAAGGCGGCGTTCACCGCGACCGCCATAGCCGAGTCGTTCCGCGACCAGGGCCTGAACGTGATGCTGATGATGGACTCGGTCACACGCTTCGCCATGGCTCAGCGGGAGGTGGGCCTCGCCATCGGCGAGCCGCCGAGCACAAAGGGCTATACACCCAGCGTCTTCGCGCTCCTTCCTAAGCTCATGGAGCGAGCGGGCCGCAGCGACAAGGGCTCGATCACGGCGCTGTACACGATCCTGGTCGAAGGCGACGACACCAACGAGCCGATCGCCGACGCCGCCCGCTCGATCCTCGATGGACACGTCTTCCTCAGCCGCAAGCTCGCCGGCGCAGGGCACTACCCGCCGGTGGACATCCGCCACAGCCTGAGCCGACTCATGCCGATGGTGGCGAGCCCGGAGCATGTCGAAGCCGCCCGCACGGTTCGCGAGCTCATTGGCGCCTATGAGGACGTGGAGGACCTGGTCAGCATCGGCGCTTACAAGACCGGAGCCAAGCCCATCGCCGACAAGGCCCTCGCCAAGTGGGACCTCATCAACGCTTACTTGAGGCAGAGCCGCGCCGAGCCCACCCCGTTTGAGGACACGGTCTCTGTCCTCGAGGCGATCGCCCATGAAGAAGTTTAG
- the fliG gene encoding flagellar motor switch protein FliG has protein sequence MRQRREELSARQKAAIMLMVIGPELAGPILRNFPDDQIEALSLEVARLDRVTPEQREGIINEFYELAIAQDFIAEGGIDNARSALMAAFGEDKAGEIMLRIVNAMQVTPFEFLKKADPAQVLSFIQDEHPQTIALILAYMPLGSAAAIIGRLPHDLRADVAGRIASMDQTPPEVIRQVEGVLEKKVSSIVDQEMAQAGGPKALVDLLNRVDRGTERLIMDSLAESNPELADKVRNMMFVFEDVVQLDDRAVQQILKEVDMKDLATALKGVNPEVQEKIFRNMSERAVAMLKEDMEFMGPVRLRVVEEAQQKIVSVIRRLEEAGEVVIGRNGEEEVLV, from the coding sequence ATGAGGCAGCGCCGCGAAGAGCTTTCGGCCCGCCAGAAGGCCGCCATCATGCTGATGGTCATCGGCCCCGAACTTGCCGGCCCCATCCTCCGCAACTTCCCCGACGACCAGATCGAAGCGCTCTCGCTGGAGGTCGCGCGGCTGGACCGCGTCACCCCGGAACAGCGCGAAGGGATCATCAACGAGTTTTATGAGCTTGCTATCGCGCAGGATTTCATCGCCGAGGGCGGCATCGACAACGCGCGTTCGGCGCTGATGGCGGCGTTCGGCGAGGACAAGGCAGGCGAGATCATGCTCCGCATCGTCAACGCGATGCAGGTCACGCCGTTTGAGTTCCTCAAGAAGGCCGACCCGGCGCAAGTCCTCAGCTTCATCCAGGACGAGCACCCCCAGACCATCGCGCTGATTCTAGCCTACATGCCGCTAGGCTCGGCCGCCGCGATCATCGGGCGGCTGCCGCACGACCTGAGGGCCGACGTTGCCGGGCGGATCGCGAGTATGGATCAAACGCCTCCTGAGGTCATTCGCCAAGTGGAGGGCGTGCTGGAAAAGAAAGTGTCCAGCATCGTGGACCAGGAAATGGCCCAGGCAGGCGGCCCGAAGGCGCTCGTCGACCTGCTCAACAGAGTCGACCGAGGCACCGAGCGCCTCATCATGGACTCGCTCGCGGAGAGCAACCCAGAACTGGCTGACAAGGTCCGCAACATGATGTTCGTCTTTGAAGACGTCGTCCAACTCGACGATCGCGCGGTGCAGCAGATCCTGAAGGAGGTCGACATGAAAGACCTCGCCACAGCGCTGAAAGGCGTCAACCCGGAGGTCCAAGAAAAGATCTTCCGCAACATGTCCGAGCGCGCGGTGGCAATGCTCAAGGAGGACATGGAGTTCATGGGCCCGGTGCGGCTACGGGTGGTCGAGGAGGCTCAGCAGAAGATCGTGAGCGTCATCCGAAGGCTGGAAGAGGCCGGAGAAGTCGTGATTGGGCGCAATGGCGAGGAGGAAGTGCTTGTCTAG
- the fliE gene encoding flagellar hook-basal body complex protein FliE, which yields MRIQGLNPTSLPGLTQKPGSIGNDEDFAGTLMDVLREVNQSQLNAAEKLTDFQTGRNADIADVKIALEQASLALNLTQQVRNKVLEAYQEISRMQV from the coding sequence ATGCGCATTCAGGGACTTAACCCAACTTCACTTCCGGGCCTGACTCAAAAGCCAGGTTCTATCGGCAATGACGAGGACTTCGCAGGCACTTTGATGGACGTCTTGAGGGAGGTCAACCAATCGCAGCTCAACGCTGCCGAAAAATTGACCGACTTTCAGACGGGTCGAAATGCCGACATCGCCGATGTGAAGATCGCCCTCGAACAGGCCAGCCTGGCCCTGAACCTCACCCAGCAGGTGAGGAACAAGGTGCTGGAAGCCTATCAGGAGATCTCACGGATGCAGGTGTAG
- the flgC gene encoding flagellar basal body rod protein FlgC has product MQNLSSAMRASASGLKAQRIRMDVISSNIANANSVKANGREPYKRQDALLRAADNGVEVSGIVTDNSPPRSVYEPGNPLADGEGNVLYSNVEPVIEMVNMISASRAYEANIAAFNSAKSMVRSALNIGKL; this is encoded by the coding sequence ATGCAGAACCTCTCTTCAGCCATGAGGGCCAGCGCGTCCGGACTCAAGGCGCAGCGCATCCGCATGGACGTGATCTCGTCCAACATAGCGAACGCCAACAGCGTCAAGGCCAACGGACGAGAACCCTACAAACGGCAAGATGCCCTGCTTCGCGCCGCAGACAACGGCGTCGAAGTCTCGGGGATCGTCACCGACAACTCTCCCCCCAGATCGGTCTACGAGCCAGGAAACCCCTTGGCCGACGGCGAAGGCAACGTGCTCTATAGCAACGTGGAGCCCGTCATCGAAATGGTGAACATGATCTCGGCCAGCCGCGCCTACGAGGCGAACATCGCCGCCTTCAATAGCGCCAAGAGCATGGTGCGCAGCGCCCTGAATATCGGAAAGCTCTAA
- the gcvT gene encoding glycine cleavage system aminomethyltransferase GcvT, whose product MPETVLKTPLHASHVALGGRMVEFAGYDMPVQYSGIIAETKAVREGAGMFDVSHMARLWFRGVRTLEFLEWITTNDVSKLEDGRGQYSMLPNPNGGIVDDIIVYRVDQTTFRMVVNAANHAKDVAWMKQQNQAGGFGVEITDETDATAMIAVQGPKAAQIVAGLSDGPQALLDAPLFGLNEVSIAGVPCFAPRSGYTGEDGFELICPTDRASELWDALLAAGVVPCGLGSRDALRVEAGLPLYGHELSDTLSPIAAGLGWVISKTKAFIGSELINKARNEGVPRKIHGVKLASKRLLTPGMPVFVDGRSAGEVTSGVYSPTLECAIAFALIDASIPLGTPCAIEIRGAMEPGELVNKRFLKA is encoded by the coding sequence ATGCCAGAGACCGTCCTCAAAACCCCTCTTCATGCGTCGCATGTCGCCCTCGGCGGAAGGATGGTGGAGTTCGCCGGCTACGACATGCCGGTCCAATACTCCGGCATCATCGCCGAGACCAAGGCCGTGCGCGAGGGCGCCGGCATGTTCGACGTCAGCCACATGGCACGGCTTTGGTTCCGCGGCGTACGGACCCTTGAGTTCCTGGAGTGGATCACCACGAACGACGTCTCAAAGCTGGAGGACGGGCGCGGCCAATACTCCATGCTCCCCAATCCGAACGGCGGGATCGTCGACGACATCATCGTCTACCGCGTCGACCAAACCACCTTCCGCATGGTCGTCAACGCAGCAAACCACGCCAAGGACGTCGCCTGGATGAAGCAGCAGAACCAGGCCGGGGGGTTCGGCGTGGAGATCACCGACGAGACCGATGCCACCGCGATGATCGCCGTGCAAGGCCCCAAAGCAGCCCAGATCGTCGCAGGGCTTTCGGACGGCCCTCAGGCCCTGCTCGATGCGCCGCTTTTTGGATTGAATGAGGTCTCCATCGCCGGAGTGCCGTGCTTCGCGCCACGTTCGGGATACACGGGCGAAGACGGATTTGAGCTCATCTGCCCTACCGATCGAGCCTCCGAACTCTGGGATGCGCTCCTCGCCGCCGGAGTCGTGCCTTGCGGACTGGGCTCGCGCGATGCGCTGCGCGTGGAGGCGGGTCTTCCGCTTTATGGCCACGAGCTTAGCGACACCCTCTCCCCCATCGCCGCCGGCCTCGGATGGGTGATCTCCAAGACCAAGGCGTTCATCGGCTCGGAGTTGATCAACAAGGCGCGAAACGAAGGCGTCCCGAGAAAGATCCATGGAGTGAAGCTCGCTTCAAAGCGGCTTCTCACACCCGGCATGCCGGTGTTCGTCGACGGCCGATCCGCCGGCGAAGTCACCAGCGGCGTTTATTCCCCTACCCTCGAATGCGCGATCGCCTTCGCGCTCATCGATGCCTCGATTCCCCTGGGAACGCCCTGCGCCATCGAAATCCGAGGCGCCATGGAGCCGGGAGAACTCGTGAACAAGCGCTTCCTCAAGGCCTGA
- a CDS encoding phosphoribosylaminoimidazolesuccinocarboxamide synthase, producing MPALLTTSLPNLPAPRKGKVREVYDLGDSLLIVATDRISAFDVVMANGIPDKGRILNQMSAFWFEKFAEVCPNHVISTDDAQIAERVPGLGPDFAGRCTLAKKAEPLPIECVARGYIAGSLFKEYVSDGPGVHGLSLPEGLINSAKLPEPIFTPATKAETGHDLNLSFAGACNIVGPEVAEQARDFTLELYRRASIHAASKGILLADTKFEFGFVDGELTWIDEALTPDSSRFWPAETYEPGRSQPSYDKQFVRDYLETLDWDKRPPGPTLPEDVVAKTRAKYLEAFHVLTGRELRGAG from the coding sequence GTGCCTGCACTCCTGACCACCTCGCTGCCCAATCTCCCGGCTCCGCGAAAGGGCAAAGTCCGCGAAGTCTACGACCTGGGCGACTCTCTGCTGATCGTGGCGACCGACCGCATCTCCGCCTTCGACGTGGTGATGGCGAACGGCATCCCGGACAAGGGGCGCATCCTGAACCAAATGAGCGCCTTCTGGTTCGAAAAGTTCGCCGAGGTGTGCCCCAACCACGTGATCAGCACCGACGATGCTCAGATTGCCGAGCGGGTGCCCGGACTGGGACCCGACTTTGCCGGCCGCTGCACGCTCGCCAAGAAGGCAGAGCCCCTTCCTATCGAGTGCGTGGCCCGCGGCTATATCGCCGGGTCGCTTTTCAAGGAGTATGTGAGCGATGGTCCTGGCGTTCACGGCCTGAGCCTGCCGGAGGGTCTGATCAACAGCGCCAAGCTGCCCGAACCGATCTTCACACCAGCCACCAAGGCCGAAACGGGCCACGATTTGAACCTCAGCTTTGCGGGGGCGTGCAATATCGTGGGCCCTGAAGTTGCCGAACAAGCCAGGGATTTCACACTTGAGCTTTATCGCCGCGCCTCGATCCATGCAGCCTCGAAAGGCATCTTGCTGGCGGACACCAAGTTCGAATTTGGGTTCGTGGATGGCGAGTTGACCTGGATCGATGAGGCGCTCACGCCCGATAGCAGTCGGTTTTGGCCCGCGGAGACCTATGAGCCGGGCCGCTCGCAGCCCAGCTACGACAAACAGTTCGTGCGCGATTATCTGGAGACCCTCGACTGGGACAAGCGCCCGCCGGGTCCGACGCTGCCCGAAGATGTGGTGGCGAAGACCCGCGCCAAATATCTGGAGGCCTTTCACGTTTTGACGGGGAGGGAGCTTCGCGGCGCCGGATAA